The DNA segment CTGCGCGAGCATCACCAGTTGCTGCTCGACCGCTTTTGCAAACTCCGGCCGGGTCAACTTGATGGTATTGAGTCTCTCCCTCGCTTCAGGTTCGAGGATCTCCATGAGCGCAGCACGGACCTGCGCATCGATCTGCTGCTGGCGTGCGGCCTCTTCCTCCATACCCTGCTGATCCATCGCCTGCCGCTGCATCTGTTCCATCCTGCGGCGGCGCAGTTCGGCGAGTTCGTCGTCTACCATCAGTCATACCTCCTGCCGATCAGTACTTCGCAAGGCCCGGGGCGGTTGTGGCGGCCTCTGATTTCAGGCCGTTTGCAACGTTGTCAAGGAAGGACCTGCCCGCCGGGGTTACCGTGCGTCCCCCACTACCGTGGGCGACGTACCCTGCCGCTTCGAGCTGCTGGAAGATCTTCCGAACGACCGACCCGCTCCCCCGCTTGAACCGGTTCGGAGCCGCGCCGCGGTTATACTTGCCGCCGTAGGCGGAGCGCATCCTCTGGATGCCAACAGGGCCGTCGATGTAGATGCGCCGGAAAACCGCCGCCGCACGCACGTACCACCAGTCGTCATTCTCGGGGGGCATCTCTTTGTGTACCCCCGTCTTTGCAAAAGCGGCCCAGTCGGGGGGCTGAATCTGCGAATTTGTCTTGAATTCTTCTGCCACCTGCCGGATGAGCATATCGGCAGGGATGTCATATACAGTCGTCATAGATGAACCTCACTCTCGCTAACAGTCTTTACATATTCGTCCAGTGATGTTTTATATATTTCGAGGATTGTGCCCGGGCGATCGGTTCCGCCGCTCCGTGAGGACAAGCGTCCGCCCCCGGACCTCGACCAGAACCGCACCGGCCGATGCCGCTATCTCCTCCGGATCGACCTCGGTGTTCCTGAGCCATCTCACTTTGACGACCTTCCGATCTTTGAGTTGCCGCCGGATCTCGTCGATCATGACGTTCGTGATGCCGCGTTTCCCGATCCAGATGGTGGGCTTGAGATCCTGAAACGATTCTCTGCTCATTGCCGGGGCCTCCCGACCGGGAACCGCGACCGGTGCCCGCAGGCAAGACAGGTGACGACCACGCGCCCCCGGTGAACCCTGACCCGGGCGTTCGACCCCGGGACCAGGTAGGTGTAGCAC comes from the Methanoculleus marisnigri JR1 genome and includes:
- a CDS encoding DNA-binding protein, which produces MVDDELAELRRRRMEQMQRQAMDQQGMEEEAARQQQIDAQVRAALMEILEPEARERLNTIKLTRPEFAKAVEQQLVMLAQSGRVRQRITDEQLKALLAQLTPSKKEFRITRK
- a CDS encoding 30S ribosomal protein S19e; this translates as MTTVYDIPADMLIRQVAEEFKTNSQIQPPDWAAFAKTGVHKEMPPENDDWWYVRAAAVFRRIYIDGPVGIQRMRSAYGGKYNRGAAPNRFKRGSGSVVRKIFQQLEAAGYVAHGSGGRTVTPAGRSFLDNVANGLKSEAATTAPGLAKY
- a CDS encoding YhbY family RNA-binding protein; its protein translation is MSRESFQDLKPTIWIGKRGITNVMIDEIRRQLKDRKVVKVRWLRNTEVDPEEIAASAGAVLVEVRGRTLVLTERRNRSPGHNPRNI